Proteins from a genomic interval of Zonotrichia leucophrys gambelii isolate GWCS_2022_RI chromosome 5, RI_Zleu_2.0, whole genome shotgun sequence:
- the LOC135448179 gene encoding olfactory receptor 4D5-like gives MAQDNSSRVTEFILLGLSDTQELQLLSFMFFLLAYTMVLLGNLLIIVTVRTDPKLSSPMYFLLCNLSFIDICCTSVTTPRVLVALLSGHKAIAFEGCMAQLFFLHFVGSSEMFLLTVMAFDRYTAICRPLHYTAIMARRACWALVAACWAGGFIHSIVQTVLMLQLPFCGPNTIHSYFCDVPPVIRLACADTTLTEWLMVSNSGLISLGCFLVLVASYALILAKVRARVSQGNWKALSTCASHVMAITLLFMPCVFTYLRPAGALPTSKYVSVIYTILSPMMNPLIYTLRSSEVKESMWRLWRHCRTF, from the coding sequence ATGGCACAGGACAACTCCTCCCGGGTGACTGAATTCATCCTCCTGGGGCTCTCCGACACCCAGGAGCTGCAACTCCTCTCCTTCATGTTCTTCCTCCTGGCCTACACCATGGTCCTGCTGGGCAACCTCCTCATCATTGTGACAGTCAGGACTGACCCCAAGCTCTCCTCACCCATGTACTTCCTCCTCTGCAATCTGTCCTTCATCGATATCTGCTGCACCTCTGTCACTACTCCCAGGGTGCTGGTGGCCCTGCTCTCAGGGCACAAGGCCATTGCCTTTGAGGGCTGCATGGCCCAGCTGTTTTTCCTGCACTTTGTGGGCTCCTCAGAGATGTTCCTCCTGACGGTGATGGCGTTTGACCGCTACACGGCCATCTGCAGGCCCCTGCACTACACGGCCATCATGGCCCGCAGGGCCTGCTGGGCGCTGGTCGCGGCCTGCTGGGCCGGGGGCTTTATCCACTCCATTGTCCAGACTGTGCTCATGCTGCAGCTGCCCTTCTGCGGCCCCAACACCATCCACAGCTACTTCTGTGACGTGCCACCCGTCATCCGCCTGGCCTGTGCCGACACCACCCTCACCGAGTGGCTCATGGTCTCCAACAGCGGCCTCATCTCCCTGGGCTGCTTCCTGGTGCTGGTGGCCTCCTACGCCCTCATCCTGGCCAAGGTCCGAGCCCGGGTCTCCCAGGGGAACTGGAAGGCTCTGTCCACGTGTGCCTCACACGTGATGGCCATCACCCTGCTCTTCATGCCCTGTGTCTTCACTTACCTGCGGCCCGCTGGAGCCTTGCCCACCAGCAAGTACGTCTCTGTCATCTACACCATCTTGTCACCCATGatgaaccccctcatctacacCCTGAGGAGCAGCGAGGTGAAGGAATCCATGTGGAGACTCTGGAGGCACTGCAGAACCTTCTGA